Proteins encoded together in one Candidatus Baltobacteraceae bacterium window:
- a CDS encoding asparaginase, producing MAELRVEVTRGDLVESIHRVAACAVDPSGDVLFACGDVESPVYLRSSAKPFIAAAGVKAGVVERFGLDSREIAVMAASHFGEPFHVAAVASILEKIGLDESALQCGVHAPYDESSARALERDGIAPTAIYNNCSGKHAGILALCLTIGADPATYLEASNPAQRAILEFCARVCDDDAATWPLGIDGCGIPVYGTPLRNAALSFARLATLEGVDAADARALRVVRDAMAAHPEYIAGTGRLDTVLMQCLGGKLVCKGGAEGVHGVGAIGRRLGFVSKVCDGAGRARGPSTLAALRALDVIDQAETTELARFGHPIVYNRAGRPVGGIRGVILAE from the coding sequence TTGGCTGAACTTCGCGTCGAAGTCACGAGGGGCGACCTCGTCGAGTCGATTCATCGCGTCGCGGCGTGTGCGGTTGACCCCAGCGGCGACGTGCTGTTCGCCTGCGGCGACGTCGAGTCGCCGGTGTACTTGCGTTCGTCGGCCAAGCCGTTCATCGCAGCAGCCGGCGTGAAGGCAGGCGTCGTCGAGCGCTTCGGACTCGACTCGCGCGAAATCGCGGTGATGGCCGCGTCGCATTTCGGCGAGCCGTTTCACGTTGCGGCCGTGGCGTCGATTCTCGAGAAGATCGGTCTCGACGAATCCGCGCTGCAGTGCGGCGTGCACGCGCCCTACGACGAATCGTCCGCGCGGGCGCTGGAACGCGACGGGATCGCGCCGACGGCGATCTACAACAACTGCTCGGGAAAGCACGCCGGCATCTTGGCGCTGTGTCTGACGATCGGTGCCGATCCGGCGACGTACTTGGAAGCCTCGAATCCGGCGCAGCGCGCGATTCTCGAGTTCTGCGCGCGCGTCTGCGACGACGACGCCGCAACCTGGCCTTTAGGGATCGACGGCTGCGGCATTCCCGTGTACGGCACGCCGTTGCGCAACGCCGCGCTCTCATTCGCGCGTTTGGCGACGCTCGAAGGCGTCGATGCGGCCGACGCGCGCGCATTGCGCGTGGTGCGCGATGCGATGGCGGCGCATCCCGAATACATTGCCGGTACCGGGCGGCTGGACACCGTCCTGATGCAGTGCCTCGGCGGAAAGCTCGTCTGCAAGGGCGGGGCCGAGGGCGTACACGGGGTGGGCGCAATCGGGCGTAGGCTTGGGTTTGTCTCCAAGGTGTGCGACGGCGCCGGCCGCGCGCGAGGCCCGTCGACGCTCGCAGCGCTCCGCGCGCTCGACGTCATCGACCAGGCCGAAACGACCGAACTCGCCCGGTTCGGGCACCCCATCGTGTATAATCGGGCCGGACGCCCCGTCGGGGGAATCCGTGGCGTCATCCTAGCGGAGTGA